The genome window CTGGTGCTCGAAGCCTTCGTGCCCTTCGAGAAGGAAATCTCGGTGGTCGTTGCCCGCAACCTGCCCGGCGAAGTGAGAAGCTTCGACGCCGCCGAAAATATGCACCGGCACCATATTCTCTTCACCAGCACCGTGCCCGCCGATATTCCGCCGGGCCTGGAAAAACACGCCGCCATGCTGGCCAAGGTGATCGTGGTCGCCCTCGATTATGTGGGCGTATTGGGCGTCGAATTCTTCGTCGTGCCCGGCGAGCGGCCCAGCCTCATGGTCAACGAAATCGCCCCGCGCGTGCACAATTCCGGCCACTGGACCGAGGCGGTCTGCCTCACCGACCAGTTCGAACAGCATATCCGCGCCATTCTCGGCTGGCCGCTGGGCGATCCGGCGCGGCTCGCCGATGTGGTGATGGAAAATCTCGTTGGCGACGAAGTCGGCATCGTGCCGGACGGCATTGACGGCAATACCCAGCCCCATCTCTACGGTAAGACGGAAACCCGTCCGGGCCGCAAAATGGGTCATGTGAACAGGATCGTGCGGGGCGCTTGAGGGATCGTGGCACGGTGTGGGCCTACCGCCCCAGCCACTTCTCCATAGCCGCCGTCACGGAGGCCGGATTTTCCATTGTCGGCAGATGCGCGCTGTCGGGAAAGACCACCAGCTCCGCCCCGGCAATGCCGCCGGCCATTTCCTCGGCTAGCTCCAGCGGGGTCAGAATATCGGCCTCGCCCACGCCAACCAGGGTCGGCACCGTAACAGCGCCAAGACCCGGCCGCGAATCGAGGCGCCCCAGAATCGCGGTCTGCTGGCGGATATAGGCCTCCTGCCCGACGCGCTCGGACATGGCCTGCACCTCTTCGGCCAGGGGCGTACCCAGATGCTGCGGCGCCAGGAGCGAGGTGAGCAGCGCCCGCGACACCCCGATGAACTTGCCCAGCCGGATGCTCTCAATGCCCGCGCGACGCTTGGCCCGTCGCTCCTCGTCATCGGGCCGGGCGCTGGTATCGAGCAGCGCCAGATGGGTGACGCGCTCGGGCGCCTGCCGCATGATTTCGAGGGCGACATAGCCACCCATCGAAAGCCCTGCCAGAGCAAAGCTGGCCGGCACTTGCGCCAGCACCCGCGCGGCCATGGCCGCAATCGAATCGTCCTGCGTCAGGTCCGCGACCATGGGCGAAATATCGCTTCCGATCGCCGCCAGCGGGTCGCGCCACAGCCGGCTATCGCATAACAGGCCCGGCAAGAGCACGAGATTGCGGGACATCCTGATCTCCAACAGGTTAAACACCTGACGCAAACTGCTCCGCCATGGGTACAGGAGCAAGCCCATGCACGGTTTTTCTGAGCGTGATAGTGGACAAGCCTGCGGGCTTGGGCTATAGAGCCACCCACGGTGACTGGCTCTGCTGGTCGGCGGCGTGGTTGTTTTGGCCTCGGCGCTATCATTCAAACACATTGTCTAAGCTTCGAAAGGGCGGTTGACCTTTGCAAGTAGTCGTTCGCGATAACAACGTTGACCAGGCGCTGCGCGCGCTGAAGAAAAAGCTGCAGCGCGAAGGCGTCTTCCGTGAAATGAAGCTGCGCAACTACTACGAGAAGCCCTCCGAAAAGAAGGCACGCCAGAAGGCCGAGGCCGTGCGCCGCGCCCGCAAGCTGGCCCGCAAGCGCGCCCAGCGCGAGGGCGGTCTGCCCGCTCCTGCCGCTGCCCGTCCGACGACCGCTCGTCCCGGCGCTCCGGCTGCCCGCAGCTAAGCTGTCAGCATCAAGATTTCAAACGCCGTCCTTCGGGGCGGCGTTTTTTGTTTTGGCTTATGCCAAGTGATGCGGCTGCGTCCTACTCCGACCCACAACCTGCGTTTTCCTGAAGAGCCCGCTAAACGAGGGTTCGCGCTTTCGCGGGAATGACCCGGCGGGGCAGGCGCTCACGTCTCCGGCGGGGCGTCCGCCACGGGCCGGGCCGAAATACGACGCCAAAGGGCAAGCCCGAGCGCCAGCGCGGCCATGATCGGCAGCAGCGTCACGATGGCGCTGCGCGCATCGGGAAAGAGCAGGCTTGCCAGGGTTGAACCCACAAAGCCGCCACCCACCTGGAAAACCCCGGTCAATGCTCCGGCCGCCCCGGCAATGGTGCCGAAGCCGGCCATAGCGGCGGCCGTGGTGCTGGGGCCGATAAAGGCCAGCGCCAGCATCCACAGCCCCACGGGGATCATGACCGCGAGCAGCGAATCGGGAAACAGTCGCGGCCCGATGGCAAAGCCAAGCCCGGCCAGCACGAGCAGCAGCAGCCCGATCCGCACCATCTGCAAGCCCGAGGCCCGCCGCGCCACCTGCCCGGCCACCAGATTGCCTGTGATGAACGAGCCGGTCTGGATCAGCATGGTCATGGCGAATTGAAACGGGGTAAGCCCGATATCGTCGAGCAGCACGAAGGGCAGCAGCGCCGAAAAACCGTAAAAGCCGCCAAAGGCGATCGCCAGCAGCAGAGCCGGCGCCATGAACTGGGCAGAGGCCAGCAACCGCCGGTAATTGGCGAGAATGCGAATGGGATTGAGCGGCACCTGCGCCGCCACCGGCTGAGTCTCGCGCGCGCCCAGGGACAGCATGACGATGATGGCCAAGCCAAACCCCGCCATCACCACAAACATCAAGTGCCAACTGCCCGCCAGCAACAGCGCGCTGCCCAATGTCGGCGCCACCGCGGGCGCGACAGTCAGGATCAGGTTGATCAACGTCAGAATGCGGATCGATTCCGACCCCACGAACTGATCGCGCACCATGGCGCGGGAGAGCGCGACGCCAGCCGATACGCCGATGCCCTGCAGCGCTCGCCCGGCCAGCAGCATTTCAATACTGGGCGCCAGCGCTGCGACCAGGCTTCCCAGCACATAAAGCGCGAAAAAACCGATGGCCACGGGCTTGCGGCCGAAGCGGTCCGAGAGCGGCCCACAGACCAGTTGCGCCAGGGCGAAGGCGCCGAAATAGACCGAAAGGGTCAGCTTTCCCATGGCCTCGGTGGTCGCCAGATCGGCCACCAGTGTCGGCAGGGCGGGCGCATAGAGCGTGATGCTGAGCGGCCCCGCCGCCACCATCAGCCCGCCGATAATGGCCGTGCGCCGCGCGCTCATGGGCTGGGTGGGGGATGTCATGGTAAGAGTCCAATAAGTTGAAGCAGAAAGATGGCGGGCCGAGCGGCATCAGTGGTCACAAGACCACCCCCACCCCGGCCCTCCCCTTCAAGGGGGAGGGAGTGCAAGAGCCGACGGCTTCTGCAGGAAAAATAAGAACCCCTTTAGAAGAGACATCTATCGCCCCGCCACGACCTCCGACTGTTCAAAGAACGGCTCGGCATGGCTCCAGATGCCCCGGTCCCAGAGGTCGTTATGGTCGGCGCCGGGCTCGATCCAGAGTTCGCCCTTGTTCTTGGCCAGTTCGTAGACGCGCTCGCCATTGCCCACGGTGATGGTCTGGTCGGCCGTGCCATGGGCCACCAGCACGGGCTCGTCGATCTTGGCCATCCAGTCATTGACGGGATACTGGTCCTGCATCACCCAATAGACCGGCAGGATGGGATAGCGCTCGGCGGCGACGCTGACCGCCGAATAGAATGGGGTTTCGAGCAGCAGGGCATCAGCCTGCCTTTCGCTCGCGACATAGCTGGCCGGCCCGGTGCCGATCGAACGGCCCCAGATGACGATGGGCGCACCTTGCCCTGCGGCCCAGTCAAAGGCCGCCAGGGCGTCCTGCAGAATATTGTCCTGGCTGATGGTTCCCGGCGACAGCGGGAAGCCGCGATAGTCGAAGGACAAAAAGCCGTAGCCATCGGCTACCCATTGCTCGAAGCGCTCATGTTCGGAGGAAAAGCTGCCGGCATTGCCCTTGTAATAGATGATCAGCGGCTTGCCCGGCTGCGGCGGCTGATACCAGCCATTGACCACGCCATCGCCGGAGGGAATGGTCACCTCCTGCGCCTGCGGCAATCCCGCGTCGGCCAAGGCCACCACTTCGCCAGTGGGATCGTATTGCAGCGCCCGCTGATTGACATACATGTAGACGACCACGGCGGCGTAGAGCACGACGATAACGGCCAGCACGGCAAGAATGATGCGGCGCAAGAGCTTCATGGGGCGGAATCCTAGGGTGGGCAAGGTGCCCACACACTAATGCGGTTTTCCGCTCCGTCTAGGATCAAACTGTGCCGCTACCCACAATGTCAGTCCCGCGCAGGCGGAAATGACGTCGTGATTGGGAAAGCAAATGCGCCCTAGAGCTCTTCGATCGTCTGGGCCAGCGCCCGCTCGAACACTTCGGGTGGCTGGGCGCCCGAGAGCGCGTATTTTTCCCCGAAGATGAAAAAGGGCACGCCGCGAATGCCCTGCTGGGCGGCATCGCTCGCCAATTGCTCGGTGATCGACAACTCGTTCTCGTCATTCATGGCGTCGAGGGCATCGCCCCGGTCATAGCCGAATGCGACGGCGATATCGGCCAGCACATTATCGTCGTTGATCTGCCGGTGCTCGAGGAAATAGGCCTCGGCAATGGCATTGGCCAATTCGTGCTGGATGCCCATGGGCTTGGCCAGCCGCGTAATGGTATGGGCCTTGGCGGTATTGAACATGCGCGGCTGCTGGGAAAGATCGAGATCGATCCCGGCCTTCTTGGCCTCCCCTTCCACGCGCGCCCACATTTCGCGGGGGTCCTTGCCATATTTTGCGCGCAGCATTTCCCCCACATCGACCCCTTCGGGCGGCACGCTGGGATCGAGATAGAAGGGATGGTTCTCCACCACCACCTCGACATCGTCGGGCAGCGCGGCCAGGGCCGTATCGAGCCGCGCCGAGCCGACCAGGCACCAGGGGCATACGACATCGGTGAACACATCGACCTTGAGGATTTTGGACATCGGGCAATCCTTGCCAATTCACATTGCCCAATCACATGGCGCGGAATGCCCGCCCCTGCAAGAACGCACGTTGAGGTAACCTAGGGCGTTTCCAGCTCAATTCTGCCCGTTGGTGAGCCCGAAGGGCGGCGACCAGCCGCCGGCAAAGCTCAGCCCGATCAAGGCGCTGAACCCCATCCAGAGCAGCCCCGGCGCCATCAGCAGTGCCGCGAGCGCCGAAACCCGGGCGACACGCGCAATGCTGGCAAGGCCCACGATCAGCAGAGCCATGGCAATTGCGCTCAAGGTCAGGGAATCGAGCGGCGCCACCAGGAACGGAAAGGCGATCGTGCCGGCCATCAGCCCGCTCACCCACCAGGCGGCATTGCGCCCGGCCCGGCCCTTGCCGGCTACCACCCAACGTGCTGCGCCGAACAGCGGCAAAGCGCCCAGATGCAGCACCGCGCCGAGCCAGGAGGGCATGCCGAATGGGGCAAAGAACAATGCTTGCGTGCCAGCAAGGTGAGCCGCGCCATTAGCCAGGATGAACAGCGCCAGTGGCAGCGCAGCGCTGACCATCAGACTCAGTAAATCATGCCAGTCAGCATCGAGCGCCGAAACCTGGGGGATCGCAATTGCCTTGGCCGCCATATCGGCACCTGTCGAGCGTTGTTCCGCCCAACCAATGGCCAAAACGGCAGATGAGTTCCCTATACG of Devosia yakushimensis contains these proteins:
- a CDS encoding 5-(carboxyamino)imidazole ribonucleotide synthase, translated to MTSDLSALPPGSMIGILGGGQLGRMLSLAASKLGMRTHIYCPDANSPAFEVTPHKTVAAYDDEMALAAFADAVDVITYEFENVPAATAEFLAARKPLRPGARALAISQDRLAEKSFLASKNIPVAPHRAVATPADLDAAMEELGLPAVLKTTRLGYDGKGQRVIRERSEAAEAFAALEPKPLVLEAFVPFEKEISVVVARNLPGEVRSFDAAENMHRHHILFTSTVPADIPPGLEKHAAMLAKVIVVALDYVGVLGVEFFVVPGERPSLMVNEIAPRVHNSGHWTEAVCLTDQFEQHIRAILGWPLGDPARLADVVMENLVGDEVGIVPDGIDGNTQPHLYGKTETRPGRKMGHVNRIVRGA
- a CDS encoding alpha/beta hydrolase is translated as MKLLRRIILAVLAVIVVLYAAVVVYMYVNQRALQYDPTGEVVALADAGLPQAQEVTIPSGDGVVNGWYQPPQPGKPLIIYYKGNAGSFSSEHERFEQWVADGYGFLSFDYRGFPLSPGTISQDNILQDALAAFDWAAGQGAPIVIWGRSIGTGPASYVASERQADALLLETPFYSAVSVAAERYPILPVYWVMQDQYPVNDWMAKIDEPVLVAHGTADQTITVGNGERVYELAKNKGELWIEPGADHNDLWDRGIWSHAEPFFEQSEVVAGR
- the rpsU gene encoding 30S ribosomal protein S21, which encodes MQVVVRDNNVDQALRALKKKLQREGVFREMKLRNYYEKPSEKKARQKAEAVRRARKLARKRAQREGGLPAPAAARPTTARPGAPAARS
- a CDS encoding multidrug effflux MFS transporter, whose protein sequence is MTSPTQPMSARRTAIIGGLMVAAGPLSITLYAPALPTLVADLATTEAMGKLTLSVYFGAFALAQLVCGPLSDRFGRKPVAIGFFALYVLGSLVAALAPSIEMLLAGRALQGIGVSAGVALSRAMVRDQFVGSESIRILTLINLILTVAPAVAPTLGSALLLAGSWHLMFVVMAGFGLAIIVMLSLGARETQPVAAQVPLNPIRILANYRRLLASAQFMAPALLLAIAFGGFYGFSALLPFVLLDDIGLTPFQFAMTMLIQTGSFITGNLVAGQVARRASGLQMVRIGLLLLVLAGLGFAIGPRLFPDSLLAVMIPVGLWMLALAFIGPSTTAAAMAGFGTIAGAAGALTGVFQVGGGFVGSTLASLLFPDARSAIVTLLPIMAALALGLALWRRISARPVADAPPET
- a CDS encoding DsbA family oxidoreductase; its protein translation is MSKILKVDVFTDVVCPWCLVGSARLDTALAALPDDVEVVVENHPFYLDPSVPPEGVDVGEMLRAKYGKDPREMWARVEGEAKKAGIDLDLSQQPRMFNTAKAHTITRLAKPMGIQHELANAIAEAYFLEHRQINDDNVLADIAVAFGYDRGDALDAMNDENELSITEQLASDAAQQGIRGVPFFIFGEKYALSGAQPPEVFERALAQTIEEL
- a CDS encoding alpha/beta fold hydrolase → MSRNLVLLPGLLCDSRLWRDPLAAIGSDISPMVADLTQDDSIAAMAARVLAQVPASFALAGLSMGGYVALEIMRQAPERVTHLALLDTSARPDDEERRAKRRAGIESIRLGKFIGVSRALLTSLLAPQHLGTPLAEEVQAMSERVGQEAYIRQQTAILGRLDSRPGLGAVTVPTLVGVGEADILTPLELAEEMAGGIAGAELVVFPDSAHLPTMENPASVTAAMEKWLGR